Sequence from the Janthinobacterium lividum genome:
CCCGTGCGTTCCGCCTGCAGCACCCAGGCGGCCAGGCGCGACAGGCGCGCTTCCGGCGCCAGCGCGTGCAGGGCGGCATGATCGAACACGATGCTGCCACGGGCTGCGCCCGTCTGTGCGTCGGCGGCAGGCTGGAATTGCTTGCTGAATAAATGCTCGCCATCATGCCGGGCGATCTGGCGCCAGGCCAGGCGGTGCAAGGGATCGCCGGGCTGGTAGGCGTGCACGCCCGCCAGTTCCAGGGCGCCGCCGGAGGAGCGTAATTGTTGTGTTTGCTGCGGCTGTTGCACCGTGCCGGCCGGCAAGGGCAGCGGCGGCGCGTTCTGCTCGGGCTGCGGATATACGAGCAAGCGCGCTTCGGGTTGCCAATGGCACCAGGCAATAAACAGGCCCAGCGGGAAACTGCCGGACAGGCGCATGGAGGGCGCATCGAGCCAGCCGCGTTGCCGCGCCGCCACGACGATGCTGACGGACGTTTCCCCGTAGGCGGCGATATCTGCCTGGCCGGGTGCTGCAGTGGAATTGATCACGGCCAGCCGGATCGCATGGCGCGGGCGCGTGCTGCGGTTGATCAGGCGCAAGGTGAACGTGGCCTGGCTGCCCGCGAACACGGGCTCGCCCGGCGTGGCGGCCAGCGCCAGGCCCGCCAGGTTGCGGCTGGCAAACAGCATGTCGGCGATGGCGCAGGCGGCCGCGAAATACGTCAGCGCGTAGCCCAGGCCCAGATGGTAATTGACGGCGGCGATCCACAGCGCCAGCAGCAGCGCGGCAAAGGCCAGGCCCGCGCGCGAGGGGCGGATGTGCACGCGCTGCGCGCCCAGCCAGGGGCGCGCCGGCAGCCATCGGATATCGCGCAGGCGCACGGCTGTCAGACGGGTGTCGCCAGCAGCAATTGCTGCAGCAGGCTGCGGCTGTCCGTGGACCCTTGCGCGGCATGCAGGCGGTGGGCGCAGACGGGAATGAGTACGGCTTGCACATCGTCGGGCGTGACGTGGTCGCGTCCGGCCAAGGCGGCCCAGGCGCGCGCCGCCTGCAGCAAGGCCAGCGCGGCGCGCGGGCTCAGGCCATCGGCAAACACGCCCGGCGCACGGGTGGCATGCACGAGGGCCAGCACGTAGTCGACGACGGCAGGCGAGGCGTGGATGGCGCGCAGGTCCGCTTGCGCCTGCAGCAATTCTTCCGCGTTCATCACGGCCGGCAAGGTTTGC
This genomic interval carries:
- a CDS encoding DUF58 domain-containing protein, which codes for MRLRDIRWLPARPWLGAQRVHIRPSRAGLAFAALLLALWIAAVNYHLGLGYALTYFAAACAIADMLFASRNLAGLALAATPGEPVFAGSQATFTLRLINRSTRPRHAIRLAVINSTAAPGQADIAAYGETSVSIVVAARQRGWLDAPSMRLSGSFPLGLFIAWCHWQPEARLLVYPQPEQNAPPLPLPAGTVQQPQQTQQLRSSGGALELAGVHAYQPGDPLHRLAWRQIARHDGEHLFSKQFQPAADAQTGAARGSIVFDHAALHALAPEARLSRLAAWVLQAERTGLPYGLRLGTLTLAPALGASQRDACLRALALHDVPHDLPQDEAMA